cccgcctagcttccggcggttccggttcatgAACCGGTTCATTCACGGTTCGTAGCCGGTTCAAGACCGGCGGTTTTCAGACGGTTCCGGGCCGGTTCGCCGGTTCAAGttcgcttttttttttttttaaatttattcatttatagtgctaattacaaattacatcTTGTAGTTGTAGTGTTCTACTTACTAATTACtatcgaataaataaatataacgaaaatgacaattgacaaatAGAGTAGAAGTCGACATTGGAGTTGGacaattggaattttattgatacaatgattacaaattacaatcatacaattatacaaatttgaacgatatgttgatattacaaatacaaatgttgaaaattgaaattacaaaagagtCAAAAGACTTAATACATAACATAATACATGCTTGTTAGCTtgtataacaatttaaataaaaaatcttgaagtaaaaaacaataaattataaatgcaaatagatagtataatatattatatatatactcttagtCGGCGAAGGAGATGTTTCTACATAACTAAATTGAGGATACCTTTAGCAATTCAACCTTAAttgttgagtttaatttaacCATCAACAATCATGGTAGAATTGTCAAAAGTCTCCCGGATTTAGTCTTATAGAGAAGTCTTCTTCATCGATTagagtatatacaaatacaattatataattgtatttgtatattttaaagttgaaacaattgaaaaaaaaagaaataaaggaaaaggacttgagcccaacttaaatttaaaatttaagttgggTTGCCTACGTATCCTTAATGCTCAATTACATTAAGGAATCAAAGTCCACGTAGTTCTCTTACCTTACTTACCTATTTGGCAATCGGCGGTAGACCTCCCACTCCACCTCATTGTTGTTGTTCTTCTTCGTCGGGGTAGTAGTCTTGGTCGGTTTGTACTTGGGTGTTCCAATCTAGCTCTTGGTCTCTAATGTCAGCCGAACACCAATCGTCAAGTAACATGGTGGCTTCCATATTTTGGCCGGATAGTCTACTTCTTCTATCGTCCAAGACGTTGCCTCCAACACTAAAAGCGGACTCGACGGCGACAGTGGAAGCCGGAATTGAAAAAATCTCCTTGGCCATTGATGCAAGGATGGGAAAATCTTTCTCATGTGTTCCCCACCAATCGAGGACGTCGATTTGGTTGGGAACGGGACCTTCATCTTCATTCAAAGAAAAGCGTaagtcaaaatataaatctaacTCACTTACCGTACTCCTTGCCGACGAACTGCCGCTGGTGGTGTAACCGTATAGGTCGGCCAATTGGGATTGTGCGTCGGGGTCATCAACTTGAAAGAACCCAAAACTGTGTTGTTGATGAGGGGTGGGTCGTTGTCTCACTTGGTGGGTACTGTTGTACTTGGCTTCGTATTCGGCAAAGAGAGTTcgcaactcaaactcaaatgcATGTTTGATGACGGAGAGATTGGGGAGGTTTATTTGGAATGTTTCGGACAAACGTATGTTGTTGTCCTCATTGACTTCGGATTGCAAATCCCGAAGTGGTTGAAGATCAATAGAACTCAAATTGttgtaataaaattctaaaatcttCAAGGTACCgactaatttccatttcggaTCCAAAACCTTTGCAATCAAAAACACCGTTGGAATCTCACTGAAATACTTAAGCCATTTGtcaatcatataatataaaacacACATCAACTCAGGATTTGTAACGGAATTTTTCATAGCCGTCTTAAAACCAAGTGATATATACATGCAATGCTCTAAAACACGAACATATGTGCAATAATAAACACCCGATAACTCAACAGTCGCATTTTTGAAACCTTTGAACAATTTAAACAAACTCATGCTTTGCTCCCAACATGCATGCGATAAATATAAATCAGGAACGGGATAAGtcctaaaaaaatcaatcaaataatctATATGCTCCAAAGTAGAGTTCAAACAATCATATGTGGAGTTCCATCTAGTAGACACATCAATTGTAAAATTTGTGTACCTGATCTTCTTTTGATGACAATATTTCTTCCAAGCCTTACCAATGTGAGGCTTCCAATGGATCAAATTTACGGCAGTTCTAATAGGATCAACATGTTTTTGCCACAAAGAAAGAGCATCTTgtacacataaatttaaaatatgacaaatgcATCTTTGATGAAagtacttaccatttataaccGGGGCACAAGCCGCAATTAAGTCGGCAATACTTGCAGTGTTAGCGGTTGCATTATCAAAACCAACAGAAAATACCTTATTGCACAAtctatattcattcaaaacttgaataattaaagCAGCAATTGCGGGTGCGGTGTGTGGCGTAGGAAATTGTCTAAAACCAATCAAACGCTTGTGCAACGTCCAACTATTGTCCAAAAAATGACATGTAATGCCCATATAAGAATTTCTTTGAAAAGCATCAGTCCACACATCAGAGCAAATGTTTACTTTGTGACCCAAGGTGGACAAAAAACGTGTTACTTCTTTTTGCTTCTCAAAAAATTGTCTGTTGTTAGATCTTTGATGTGAAGTTGCGGGTATTCTTTTAGCACCGACATTAAAAGCGGTTTGCATAGtaacttcatattttttgtcatcaaaaaaattgaaaggcaAATGCTTCATTGCAGCCCATCTAACCATAGCATCTTGAGCGACTTTatgatcatatttaaaaagaggCGTACCTGTTGTTTCAGACGCACCGGACGGGAAGTTTAGTTGGGTTTGGGATTTGGCGGTCCCATATTCGATCGGATGCTTTGCCTTTAAATGACGATGGAGAGTACCATAGCCCCCACCGGCAAAAAAGGGGTAGGATTTATCGCAATAGTTACAATATGCGACAAATTCATTGGTCTCTTTTTGAGTGGTTGCATCTAGTACCGGgacttttttataatgtttaacaaaaatatccgATTTCAAGGCCTTCTTATTAGCCTTACCCCGCTCGGTTTGAGTTTCAGGAGGAGGAACCGCTTCATCATTTTCACCAACTTGTCCGGCGCTCGTCGGAGGATATTGTGCAGATCCTCCACCATTACCACCGTCGTCGTCGGATGATAAATTCACGTTACCATAAGAGTGATAAGACTCGTAACCTTCGCCGCCGCTCATGTTGCTAAGTACCATGGCAGCCCTATGATCTTCTTCGGCctacaaatattatatataaagttataaacggtataaataatgtataataccaaaaacaagaatttgtaaaattaatattcgaaCAACTTACTTGCAAACGCATAGCGGTTTGTCGGGAAACCTCATCCATAACCTCACGACGACTAGGGCGCCTTGATTTCCGACGACCACTTTGATCTTGGTCTTGGGCAATTCCCTTGCCCCGATCACCACCACGACGAGATGAAGACATTTTttgcaaattgaaaaataaagagagagtataaCAAGAGTAGTGAGGGATGACCGGATGATTATGATAGACAattgaagtaaattataaGAACAATTTGCACAAATATAGTAAACAACTTGAGCAATTAGAGAGAATGGAGATAGAGATGAGAGAAATTGTGAGATTGAGAAGAGAAATCCTTGTTAACACAAGAATGGGgtgagtagaaatgaaggggagagggggtatttataggagaaaaaaatcagatttaataaaaaaaaaaaaaggatttgCTGCAGAACGTTGGGCACCGGAAGATGGTGCAAGTACAAGTCACGGCGTTGCCTCCGCGCCGATACAGATGGGTGTACCACGTAGTAATGAATATCTGATCCAACGTTTCGCTGATATACGCAGGAGCACAACACATGACCAACTCCAGGTCGATTTGATTGAAGAGGTCTGGGCACGTAGGGGAGGCGGCGTAGCGTGAAGAACATGCGTGATTTTCCGTAGATCaaattttcgttgtaattttccCCTTACTTTAATCCGAcgaaaatttagttttcaattttaatttgttttattagccgtttttatctaattatttttagtccgataattttaattgtaattgaattaaaatatacaacaaataaaataaagtgaaatgtggctaaaaaaagtgtccactattgctgcggaaacttttttttgtggccgtggacaaataaaaagtggctATGGACAAAAAACGTAAAAGTGTCCaccctattgtggatgctctaagagcatccccatccgtgctcttagctaaga
The genomic region above belongs to Salvia hispanica cultivar TCC Black 2014 chromosome 3, UniMelb_Shisp_WGS_1.0, whole genome shotgun sequence and contains:
- the LOC125210027 gene encoding uncharacterized protein LOC125210027; the encoded protein is MSSSRRGGDRGKGIAQDQDQSGRRKSRRPSRREVMDEVSRQTAMRLQAEEDHRAAMVLSNMSGGEGYESYHSYGNVNLSSDDDGGNGGGSAQYPPTSAGQVGENDEAVPPPETQTERGKANKKALKSDIFVKHYKKVPVLDATTQKETNEFVAYCNYCDKSYPFFAGGGYGTLHRHLKAKHPIEYGTAKSQTQLNFPSGASETTVGRCTSV